A single genomic interval of Streptomyces showdoensis harbors:
- a CDS encoding FtsX-like permease family protein: MPSTAPTRGKADVMPRKPARAVAPWVRTRLRTAPGTALAYGLLVLVTAFLAAALPRAVDAYETEGMWHAVDSAPPRRTVVTLTNNVAASLPPERQASEYRQDKLRATRDQLTPLLPKPLRADLANSAYGVHTTKRLPALDPWLPQPDGLPPEFVLDSPSDLAAHSTLTAGRAPAAGPGGAMEAAVTAKTAEALGLKVGSVVHLPGTDGGGTPVTVTGVIEPRDVHSAYWDIDPTLHTPLFTARGIAEVKWYWVASLIVSPESAPALSRTLGEPEQYWRYAPSVGHLTARDADTLRSSLDSAAGGPALVELRSALGPNGQFATDLDEVLAEYAGMRDAIASVVAVAAAGVGAVAAVVLAMTGGLFTARRYAELALLRARGASLPGIGLRLLGETAAVCVPAAALGLLLAVPLVGDPGGARLWPAALAATGAALIAALVLPVRAMVLHRRPVLHGGREDLVSARPSRRRTVTELTLLVLAAGAVTALRRRGTGAGSGDYLVSSAPVLVGLIAAFVLIRVYPLPLRWAARPARRLRGAVGYLSLARAGRSSATGALPLLALLMALTTAAFGGSVLAGVSDARDRAAYLAAGADAQITHDVGWTPLPAGLADTVKAFPGVRELSPVQIEYGLELPSAQGSTDNGMGAPLVGIEPVSYARLAARSGFGPFPADLLRSTGTGGPRNVGNTDRVIPAIASPRVAERLGERPMEITAAAGRFHVKVVAVRTVTPALPDQDFLIVNADDLVNRAPTALFVTGGPDDALDGTALRTAVSAKGGKLHVVLREEERARYVDSPMQTGAERLYLAAVGAGAGYAVLAVLLSLLQVAPERTTLLARLRTMGLTRGQARRLLVLEALPQALLAAVGGVLVGWATILLLAPGVDLVRLALADAPVETLALGAALRADVWSLGLPAAGVVLLAGAAATVQAWWASRRGSIKELRAGDAR; the protein is encoded by the coding sequence ATGCCCTCCACCGCCCCGACCCGCGGAAAGGCGGACGTCATGCCCCGCAAGCCCGCCCGCGCCGTGGCCCCCTGGGTCCGCACCCGGCTGCGGACCGCCCCGGGCACGGCCCTCGCCTACGGGCTGCTCGTGCTGGTGACGGCCTTCCTCGCGGCCGCGCTGCCGCGGGCCGTCGACGCGTACGAGACCGAGGGCATGTGGCACGCGGTCGACTCGGCCCCGCCGCGCCGCACCGTCGTCACCCTGACCAACAACGTGGCGGCCAGCCTCCCCCCGGAGCGGCAGGCCTCGGAGTACCGGCAGGACAAGCTGCGCGCGACCCGCGACCAGCTCACCCCCCTGCTGCCCAAGCCGCTGCGCGCCGACCTCGCGAACTCCGCGTACGGCGTGCACACCACGAAGCGGCTCCCGGCCCTCGACCCGTGGCTGCCGCAGCCCGACGGCCTGCCGCCGGAGTTCGTCCTCGACTCGCCCTCCGACCTGGCCGCCCACTCCACCCTCACGGCCGGCCGCGCGCCCGCCGCGGGGCCGGGCGGCGCCATGGAGGCGGCGGTCACCGCGAAGACCGCCGAGGCCCTGGGCCTGAAGGTCGGTTCCGTCGTCCACCTGCCCGGCACCGACGGCGGCGGGACACCGGTCACCGTCACCGGCGTCATCGAGCCGCGCGACGTCCACAGCGCCTACTGGGACATCGACCCGACCCTGCACACCCCGCTGTTCACCGCCCGGGGCATCGCCGAGGTCAAGTGGTACTGGGTGGCCAGCCTGATCGTGTCCCCCGAGAGCGCGCCCGCGCTCTCCCGCACCCTCGGCGAACCCGAGCAGTACTGGCGCTACGCCCCCTCCGTCGGCCACCTCACCGCGCGGGACGCCGACACCCTGCGCTCCTCGCTCGACTCGGCCGCCGGCGGCCCCGCCCTGGTGGAACTGCGGTCGGCCCTCGGCCCCAACGGCCAGTTCGCCACCGACCTCGACGAGGTCCTCGCCGAGTACGCCGGCATGCGGGACGCCATCGCCTCGGTCGTCGCCGTCGCCGCCGCCGGCGTCGGCGCGGTCGCGGCCGTCGTGCTCGCCATGACCGGCGGCCTGTTCACCGCCCGGCGGTACGCCGAACTCGCCCTGCTGCGCGCCCGCGGCGCCTCCCTGCCCGGCATCGGCCTGCGGCTGCTCGGCGAGACCGCCGCGGTCTGCGTCCCGGCCGCCGCGCTCGGACTGCTGCTCGCCGTCCCGCTCGTCGGCGATCCCGGCGGCGCCCGCCTGTGGCCCGCCGCCCTGGCCGCCACGGGCGCCGCCCTGATCGCCGCCCTCGTGCTGCCGGTGCGCGCGATGGTCCTGCACCGCCGCCCCGTGCTGCACGGGGGCCGCGAGGACCTGGTCTCCGCCCGGCCCTCCCGCCGCCGCACGGTCACCGAGCTCACCCTGCTGGTCCTCGCGGCGGGCGCGGTCACCGCGCTGCGCCGGCGCGGCACCGGCGCCGGCTCCGGCGACTACCTGGTCAGCAGCGCGCCCGTACTGGTCGGTCTGATCGCCGCGTTCGTGCTGATCCGGGTGTACCCGCTGCCGCTGCGCTGGGCGGCCCGCCCCGCCCGCCGGCTGCGCGGCGCGGTCGGCTACCTGTCGCTGGCCCGGGCCGGACGCTCCTCGGCGACCGGCGCGCTGCCGCTGCTCGCCCTCCTGATGGCCCTGACCACGGCCGCGTTCGGCGGCTCCGTCCTCGCCGGCGTCTCCGACGCCCGTGACCGGGCCGCGTACCTCGCGGCCGGCGCGGACGCGCAGATCACCCACGACGTGGGCTGGACCCCGCTGCCCGCCGGGCTCGCCGACACGGTCAAGGCCTTCCCCGGGGTCCGGGAGCTGTCGCCGGTGCAGATCGAGTACGGCCTGGAGCTGCCCTCCGCCCAGGGCAGCACCGACAACGGCATGGGCGCCCCGCTGGTAGGCATCGAGCCCGTCTCGTACGCCCGGCTCGCGGCCCGCAGCGGCTTCGGTCCCTTCCCCGCCGACCTGCTGAGGTCCACCGGCACCGGTGGCCCCCGCAACGTCGGCAACACCGACCGGGTGATCCCCGCGATCGCCTCGCCGCGGGTCGCCGAACGCCTCGGCGAGCGCCCCATGGAGATCACGGCCGCCGCCGGCCGCTTCCACGTCAAGGTGGTCGCCGTGCGCACGGTCACCCCCGCGCTGCCCGACCAGGACTTCCTGATCGTCAACGCCGACGACCTCGTCAACCGCGCGCCCACCGCGCTGTTCGTCACCGGCGGCCCGGACGACGCGCTCGACGGCACGGCGCTGCGGACCGCGGTCTCCGCCAAGGGCGGCAAGCTCCACGTCGTCCTGCGCGAGGAGGAGCGCGCCCGGTACGTCGACTCGCCGATGCAGACCGGAGCCGAACGGCTCTACCTGGCCGCCGTCGGCGCGGGCGCCGGCTACGCCGTCCTCGCCGTGCTGCTCTCGCTGCTCCAGGTCGCCCCCGAGCGCACCACGCTGCTGGCCAGGCTGCGCACCATGGGCCTGACCCGCGGGCAGGCCCGGCGGCTGCTCGTCCTGGAGGCGCTCCCGCAGGCGCTGCTGGCCGCCGTCGGCGGCGTCCTGGTGGGCTGGGCGACGATCCTGCTGCTCGCGCCCGGGGTCGACCTGGTCCGGCTCGCGCTGGCCGACGCCCCGGTGGAGACGCTGGCGCTCGGCGCGGCCCTGCGGGCGGACGTCTGGTCGCTCGGGCTCCCGGCGGCCGGGGTGGTGCTGCTCGCGGGCGCGGCGGCGACGGTACAGGCCTGGTGGGCCTCGCGCAGGGGCTCGATCAAGGAACTCAGGGCAGGAGACGCACGATGA